The following coding sequences lie in one Takifugu rubripes chromosome 8, fTakRub1.2, whole genome shotgun sequence genomic window:
- the LOC101072884 gene encoding sodium/calcium exchanger 1-like isoform X2, producing MAPGPSGILRPSPLLFLLASCLLLLLCPGPVEAGSSEQNCSTSGDACQEGVILPMWNPQNPSVGDKVARAIVYFVALIYMFLGMSIIADRFMSSIEVITSQEKEITIKRPNGETTTATVRIWNETVSNLTLMALGSSAPEILLSVIEVCGHDFQAGSLGPSTIVGSAAFNMFVIIAICVYVVPDGETRKIKHLRVFFVTAAWSIFAYIWLYLILSVFSPGEVAVWEAVLTFLFFPLCVVQAWVADRRLLIYKYVRKRYRADKSRGIIIETEGGADGGAGGMDGGVGGGALGPGGFTKMDMLELDGQIVLNCHSGMDGGIMEDGGAKDEEDEARRDMAKTLKELKQRHPDKDMEQLIEMANYQVLMQQQKSRAFYRIQATRMMIGAGNILKKHAADQARKVVSSNETQAQEDDPHTVRFEFEPSLYQCFENCGSLKLTVARHGGDAGVTAKVDYRTEDGTANAGSDYEFAEGTLVFKPGETVKEITVGVIDDDIFEEDEYFYVHLSNPRVVGYPEVGTAPLDASVTPKAVLGDNHTATVTIYDDDHAGIFTFESASQRVSESVGVMEVKVLRTSGARGLVAVPYRAVDGTAKGGEDYELAAGKLEFQNDETMKVIEVKIIDDEEYEKNKAFAIELGEPVLLEIGQKHGDSNENKPMVGAEEEEVAKMGCPSLGEHTQMEVVIEESYEFKNTVDKLIKKTNLALVVGSSSWREQFVSAVTVSAGDDDDEESGEERLPSCFDYIMHFLTVFWKVLFAFVPPTEYWNGWACFFVSISLIGVLTAVTGDLASHFGCTVGLKDSVTAVVFVALGTSVPDTFASKVAAIQDQYADASIGNVTGSNAVNVFLGIGVAWTIAAVAWRTKGKTFTVDPGNLAFSVGLFTALAVVCVITLLYRRRASVAGGELGGPRTSKVLTSLLFVTLWLIYILLASLEAYCHLPMF from the exons ATGGCGCCAGGGCCCTCCGGCATCCTCCGACCCtcacccctcctcttcctcctggcctcctgcctcctcctgctgttgtgtCCCGGCCCCGTGGAGGCAGGATCCTCCGAGCAGAACTGCTCCACCAGCGGAGACGCGTGTCAGGAAG GAGTAATACTGCCCATGTGGAACCCCCAGAACCCGTCCGTAGGGGATAAGGTGGCCCGGGCCATCGTTTACTTTGTTGCGCTCATCTACATGTTCCTGGGCATGAGCATCATTGCTGATCGATTCATGTCTTCCATCGAG gTCATAACCTCCCAGGAAAAGGAAATCACCATAAAAAGGCCCAACGGCGAAACCACGACGGCGACCGTCAGGATCTGGAACGAGACCGTCTCCAACCTCACCCTCATGGCTTTGGGTTCCAGCGCCCCCGAGATCCTGCTGTCTGTTATCGAG GTGTGTGGTCACGACTTCCAGGCGGGCTCCTTGGGGCCCAGCACCATTGTGGGCAGCGCCGCTTTCAACATGTTCGTCATCATCGCCATCTGCGTCTACGTGGTCCCCGACGGGGAGACGCGCAAGATCAAGCACCTGCGGGTGTTCTTCGTCACGGCGGCGTGGAGCATTTTCGCGTACATCTGGTTGTACCTGATTCTGAGCGTGTTTTCCCCTGGAGAGGTGGCG GTCTGGGAGGCGGTGCtgaccttcctcttcttccccctctgcGTGGTCCAGGCCTGGGTGGCCGACCGCCGGCTCCTCATCTACAAGTACGTGCGCAAGCGCTACCGCGCCGACAAGTCCCGCGGCATCATCATCGAGACGGAGGGGGGAGCTGACGGAGGGGCGGGAGGCATGGACGGCGGGGTCGGTGGAGGGGCGCTTGGTCCCGGGGGCTTCACGAAGATGGACATGCTGGAGCTGGATGGACAGATCGTGCTAAACTGTCACAgcgggatggacggggggattATGGAGGATGGCGGCGCcaaggatgaggaagacgagGCCCGGAGGGACATGGCGAAGACACTGAAGGAGCTTAAGCAGAGGCACCCGGATAAAGACATGGAGCAGCTAATTGAGATGGCTAACTATCAG gttctgatgcagcagcagaagagccgAGCGTTTTACAGGATCCAGGCGACCAGGATGATGATTGGAGCCGGGAACATCCTGAAGAAGCACGCTGCCGATCAGGCTCGCAAG GTGGTGAGCAGCAACGAAACCCAGGCCCAGGAGGACGACCCCCACACCGTCAGGTTCGAGTTTGAACCCTCTCTGTACCAGTGCTTCGAAAACTGCGGCTCCCTGAAACTGACCGTCGCCAGACACGGAGGGGACGCCGGAGTTACAGCTAAG GTGGATTATCGCACAGAGGACGGCACCGCCAACGCAGGGTCGGATTACGAGTTCGCCGAGGGGACCTTGGTGTTCAAGCCTGGTGAGACGGTTAAAG AGATCACAGTTGGGGTGATCGATGACGACATTTTCGAGGAGGATGAGTACTTCTACGTCCACCTTAGCAACCCGCGAGTGGTGGGATACCCCGAGGTAGGCACCGCCCCGCTGGACGCCAGTGTCACCCCTAAGGCCGTGCTGGGGGACAACCACACGGCAACGGTGACCATCTATGACGACGATCACGCAG GTATCTTCACCTTTGAGAGTGCCAGCCAGAGGGTGAGCGAGAGCGTTGGCgtgatggaggtgaaggtgcTCAGGACTTCGGGGGCCAGAGGCCTGGTGGCTGTCCCTTACCGCGCTGTGGACGGCACCGCCAAAGGCGGGGAGGACTACGAGCTGGCCGCCGGGAAGCTGGAGTTTCAGAATGACGAGACGAT GAAGGTGATCGAGGTGAAAATCATCGATGATGAAGAGTACGAGAAGAACAAGGCCTTCGCCATCGAGCTGGGGGAGCCGGTGCTGCTGGAGATCGGGCAGAAACATG GTGACTCCAACGAGAACAAGCCGATGgtgggagcagaagaagaggaggtggccAAGATGGGCTGTCCGAGCCTGGGGGAACACACCCAGATGGAGGTGGTGATCGAGGAGTCCTACGAATTCAAG aaCACAGTAGATAAGTTGATCAAGAAGACCAACCTGGCTCTGGTGGtggggagcagcagctggagggagCAGTTCGTCAGCGCCGTCACCGTCAGTGCAG gcgacgacgacgacgaggaGAGCGGCGAGGAGCGCCTGCCGTCCTGCTTCGACTACATCATGCACTTCCTCACcgtcttctggaaggttctgttcGCCTTCGTCCCGCCCACCGAGTACTGGAACGGCTGGGCCTGCTTCTTCGTCTCCATATCCCTGATCGGCGTGCTGACGGCCGTCACCGGCGACCTGGCCTCGCACTTCGGCTGCACGGTCGGGCTGAAGGACTCGGTGACGGCCGTGGTGTTCGTGGCGCTCGGAACGTCAGTCCCGG ACACCTTCGCGAGCAAGGTCGCCGCCATCCAGGACCAGTACGCCGACGCCTCCATCGGCAACGTCACCGGCTCCAACGCCGTCAACGTCTTCCTCGGCATCGGCGTGGCTTGGACCATCGCGGCCGTCGCGTGGCGCACCAAGGGCAAGACCTTCACGGTGGACCCGGGGAACCTGGCCTTCTCCGTGGGCCTCTTCACGGCCCTGGCCGTGGTGTGCGTCATCACACTCCTGTACCGGCGCCGTGCGTCTGTTGCCGGCGGCGAGCTGGGCGGGCCACGAACTAGCAAGGTGCTAACGTCGCTCCTCTTCGTGACGCTGTGGCTCATTTATATCCTCCTGGCGTCCCTGGAGGCCTACTGCCACCTACCAATGTTTTAA
- the LOC101072884 gene encoding sodium/calcium exchanger 1-like isoform X1, translating to MAPGPSGILRPSPLLFLLASCLLLLLCPGPVEAGSSEQNCSTSGDACQEGVILPMWNPQNPSVGDKVARAIVYFVALIYMFLGMSIIADRFMSSIEVITSQEKEITIKRPNGETTTATVRIWNETVSNLTLMALGSSAPEILLSVIEVCGHDFQAGSLGPSTIVGSAAFNMFVIIAICVYVVPDGETRKIKHLRVFFVTAAWSIFAYIWLYLILSVFSPGEVAVWEAVLTFLFFPLCVVQAWVADRRLLIYKYVRKRYRADKSRGIIIETEGGADGGAGGMDGGVGGGALGPGGFTKMDMLELDGQIVLNCHSGMDGGIMEDGGAKDEEDEARRDMAKTLKELKQRHPDKDMEQLIEMANYQVLMQQQKSRAFYRIQATRMMIGAGNILKKHAADQARKVVSSNETQAQEDDPHTVRFEFEPSLYQCFENCGSLKLTVARHGGDAGVTAKVDYRTEDGTANAGSDYEFAEGTLVFKPGETVKEITVGVIDDDIFEEDEYFYVHLSNPRVVGYPEVGTAPLDASVTPKAVLGDNHTATVTIYDDDHAGIFTFESASQRVSESVGVMEVKVLRTSGARGLVAVPYRAVDGTAKGGEDYELAAGKLEFQNDETMKVIEVKIIDDEEYEKNKAFAIELGEPVLLEIGQKHGDSNENKPMVGAEEEEVAKMGCPSLGEHTQMEVVIEESYEFKRAVNELVWRVDKNTVDKLIKKTNLALVVGSSSWREQFVSAVTVSAGDDDDEESGEERLPSCFDYIMHFLTVFWKVLFAFVPPTEYWNGWACFFVSISLIGVLTAVTGDLASHFGCTVGLKDSVTAVVFVALGTSVPDTFASKVAAIQDQYADASIGNVTGSNAVNVFLGIGVAWTIAAVAWRTKGKTFTVDPGNLAFSVGLFTALAVVCVITLLYRRRASVAGGELGGPRTSKVLTSLLFVTLWLIYILLASLEAYCHLPMF from the exons ATGGCGCCAGGGCCCTCCGGCATCCTCCGACCCtcacccctcctcttcctcctggcctcctgcctcctcctgctgttgtgtCCCGGCCCCGTGGAGGCAGGATCCTCCGAGCAGAACTGCTCCACCAGCGGAGACGCGTGTCAGGAAG GAGTAATACTGCCCATGTGGAACCCCCAGAACCCGTCCGTAGGGGATAAGGTGGCCCGGGCCATCGTTTACTTTGTTGCGCTCATCTACATGTTCCTGGGCATGAGCATCATTGCTGATCGATTCATGTCTTCCATCGAG gTCATAACCTCCCAGGAAAAGGAAATCACCATAAAAAGGCCCAACGGCGAAACCACGACGGCGACCGTCAGGATCTGGAACGAGACCGTCTCCAACCTCACCCTCATGGCTTTGGGTTCCAGCGCCCCCGAGATCCTGCTGTCTGTTATCGAG GTGTGTGGTCACGACTTCCAGGCGGGCTCCTTGGGGCCCAGCACCATTGTGGGCAGCGCCGCTTTCAACATGTTCGTCATCATCGCCATCTGCGTCTACGTGGTCCCCGACGGGGAGACGCGCAAGATCAAGCACCTGCGGGTGTTCTTCGTCACGGCGGCGTGGAGCATTTTCGCGTACATCTGGTTGTACCTGATTCTGAGCGTGTTTTCCCCTGGAGAGGTGGCG GTCTGGGAGGCGGTGCtgaccttcctcttcttccccctctgcGTGGTCCAGGCCTGGGTGGCCGACCGCCGGCTCCTCATCTACAAGTACGTGCGCAAGCGCTACCGCGCCGACAAGTCCCGCGGCATCATCATCGAGACGGAGGGGGGAGCTGACGGAGGGGCGGGAGGCATGGACGGCGGGGTCGGTGGAGGGGCGCTTGGTCCCGGGGGCTTCACGAAGATGGACATGCTGGAGCTGGATGGACAGATCGTGCTAAACTGTCACAgcgggatggacggggggattATGGAGGATGGCGGCGCcaaggatgaggaagacgagGCCCGGAGGGACATGGCGAAGACACTGAAGGAGCTTAAGCAGAGGCACCCGGATAAAGACATGGAGCAGCTAATTGAGATGGCTAACTATCAG gttctgatgcagcagcagaagagccgAGCGTTTTACAGGATCCAGGCGACCAGGATGATGATTGGAGCCGGGAACATCCTGAAGAAGCACGCTGCCGATCAGGCTCGCAAG GTGGTGAGCAGCAACGAAACCCAGGCCCAGGAGGACGACCCCCACACCGTCAGGTTCGAGTTTGAACCCTCTCTGTACCAGTGCTTCGAAAACTGCGGCTCCCTGAAACTGACCGTCGCCAGACACGGAGGGGACGCCGGAGTTACAGCTAAG GTGGATTATCGCACAGAGGACGGCACCGCCAACGCAGGGTCGGATTACGAGTTCGCCGAGGGGACCTTGGTGTTCAAGCCTGGTGAGACGGTTAAAG AGATCACAGTTGGGGTGATCGATGACGACATTTTCGAGGAGGATGAGTACTTCTACGTCCACCTTAGCAACCCGCGAGTGGTGGGATACCCCGAGGTAGGCACCGCCCCGCTGGACGCCAGTGTCACCCCTAAGGCCGTGCTGGGGGACAACCACACGGCAACGGTGACCATCTATGACGACGATCACGCAG GTATCTTCACCTTTGAGAGTGCCAGCCAGAGGGTGAGCGAGAGCGTTGGCgtgatggaggtgaaggtgcTCAGGACTTCGGGGGCCAGAGGCCTGGTGGCTGTCCCTTACCGCGCTGTGGACGGCACCGCCAAAGGCGGGGAGGACTACGAGCTGGCCGCCGGGAAGCTGGAGTTTCAGAATGACGAGACGAT GAAGGTGATCGAGGTGAAAATCATCGATGATGAAGAGTACGAGAAGAACAAGGCCTTCGCCATCGAGCTGGGGGAGCCGGTGCTGCTGGAGATCGGGCAGAAACATG GTGACTCCAACGAGAACAAGCCGATGgtgggagcagaagaagaggaggtggccAAGATGGGCTGTCCGAGCCTGGGGGAACACACCCAGATGGAGGTGGTGATCGAGGAGTCCTACGAATTCAAG AGGGCAGTAAACGAGCTCGTTTGGAGAGTCGACAAG aaCACAGTAGATAAGTTGATCAAGAAGACCAACCTGGCTCTGGTGGtggggagcagcagctggagggagCAGTTCGTCAGCGCCGTCACCGTCAGTGCAG gcgacgacgacgacgaggaGAGCGGCGAGGAGCGCCTGCCGTCCTGCTTCGACTACATCATGCACTTCCTCACcgtcttctggaaggttctgttcGCCTTCGTCCCGCCCACCGAGTACTGGAACGGCTGGGCCTGCTTCTTCGTCTCCATATCCCTGATCGGCGTGCTGACGGCCGTCACCGGCGACCTGGCCTCGCACTTCGGCTGCACGGTCGGGCTGAAGGACTCGGTGACGGCCGTGGTGTTCGTGGCGCTCGGAACGTCAGTCCCGG ACACCTTCGCGAGCAAGGTCGCCGCCATCCAGGACCAGTACGCCGACGCCTCCATCGGCAACGTCACCGGCTCCAACGCCGTCAACGTCTTCCTCGGCATCGGCGTGGCTTGGACCATCGCGGCCGTCGCGTGGCGCACCAAGGGCAAGACCTTCACGGTGGACCCGGGGAACCTGGCCTTCTCCGTGGGCCTCTTCACGGCCCTGGCCGTGGTGTGCGTCATCACACTCCTGTACCGGCGCCGTGCGTCTGTTGCCGGCGGCGAGCTGGGCGGGCCACGAACTAGCAAGGTGCTAACGTCGCTCCTCTTCGTGACGCTGTGGCTCATTTATATCCTCCTGGCGTCCCTGGAGGCCTACTGCCACCTACCAATGTTTTAA